Proteins from one Deinococcus actinosclerus genomic window:
- a CDS encoding ParA family protein: MAPQVISFINLKGGVAKTTATVQLADTLAFMKHRRVLVIDLDPQTNATLALIGEDRWEQADDDGQTLAHLFLDLLRGDGTFTFDATQAIIRGVSNLNRVPPEMIDQLPPQTRYGRVDLLPSSIRLIDVQDHMQDIAGRSHYSVGPMEAVKKFVAPAFSAYDYVLIDCPPNLGFVTQNGLEVSDHYLIPTIPDRLSTYGIPQIASRIAQIRRARDLRLRCLGVLITKYQSQSAQHRQGLQRLPDDLKRAFQTTGEDTPPILTTVLPQTNASAEAMTSDRAPANYREKYGGGVVAGQAAYRYGLDLADEIEDLLGGQTRAPSPFSQWAQAMGGR; this comes from the coding sequence ATGGCCCCGCAGGTCATCAGCTTCATCAACCTCAAGGGCGGCGTCGCGAAGACCACCGCGACCGTCCAGCTGGCTGACACGCTGGCGTTCATGAAGCACAGGCGCGTGCTCGTCATCGACCTGGACCCGCAGACGAACGCCACCCTCGCCCTGATCGGTGAGGACCGCTGGGAGCAGGCCGACGACGACGGCCAGACCCTCGCGCACCTGTTCCTGGACCTGCTGCGCGGCGACGGCACCTTCACCTTCGACGCCACGCAGGCCATCATCCGGGGCGTCAGCAACCTCAACCGCGTGCCGCCCGAGATGATCGACCAGCTGCCCCCCCAGACCCGGTACGGCCGCGTGGACCTCCTGCCCAGCTCCATCCGCCTGATCGACGTGCAGGACCACATGCAGGACATCGCGGGCCGCTCGCACTACTCGGTCGGCCCGATGGAAGCCGTCAAGAAGTTCGTCGCGCCGGCCTTCAGCGCGTACGACTACGTCCTGATCGACTGCCCGCCCAACCTGGGCTTCGTCACGCAGAACGGCCTGGAGGTCAGCGACCACTACCTGATCCCCACCATCCCCGACCGCCTGAGCACCTACGGCATCCCGCAGATCGCGTCCCGCATCGCGCAGATCCGCCGCGCCCGCGACCTGAGACTGCGCTGCCTGGGCGTCCTGATCACCAAGTACCAGAGTCAGAGCGCCCAGCACCGCCAGGGCCTCCAGCGCCTCCCGGACGACCTGAAACGCGCCTTCCAGACGACCGGCGAGGACACCCCGCCCATCCTCACCACCGTCCTGCCGCAGACGAACGCCAGCGCCGAGGCCATGACCAGCGACCGCGCCCCCGCCAACTACCGCGAGAAGTACGGCGGCGGCGTCGTCGCCGGGCAGGCCGCGTACAGGTACGGCCTGGACCTCGCCGACGAGATCGAGGACCTCCTGGGCGGCCAGACCCGCGCGCCCAGCCCCTTCAGCCAGTGGGCGCAGGCGATGGGCGGCCGCTGA
- the gatC gene encoding Asp-tRNA(Asn)/Glu-tRNA(Gln) amidotransferase subunit GatC → MIDAAQIDHLAQLARLHLTPEERAAMQADLTRVLGYFEQLSEVDTGGVQEMQRPVNLVNVLRDDVAGDAFPVSTVTALAPESMPDGHIRVPRTVETD, encoded by the coding sequence ATGATTGACGCGGCCCAGATCGACCATCTCGCGCAGCTTGCGCGGCTGCACCTGACCCCGGAGGAACGCGCGGCCATGCAGGCCGACCTGACCCGCGTGCTCGGCTACTTCGAACAGCTCAGCGAGGTGGACACCGGCGGCGTGCAGGAGATGCAGCGCCCCGTGAACCTCGTGAACGTCCTGCGCGACGACGTGGCGGGCGACGCGTTCCCCGTCAGCACCGTGACCGCGCTGGCGCCCGAGAGCATGCCCGACGGCCACATCCGCGTCCCCCGCACCGTGGAGACCGACTGA
- a CDS encoding acyl-ACP desaturase, giving the protein MADVMPPNMLNERPRTPAGLLSNREKDRLIERGFLGLYRWYTARSQETRNWNPDRSFDWRSLNKNLPPEVITVLEGFFAVEQYAPDFTSNLVHLVRRSHGRSHFQLRWGSEEEKHADAWENAVLFSGQRSPQWVEEYKDRLKSQTWELPFPDAIHNLVYTVFQERATQLNYLNMMKIAQGRSEKPHLKGVSDPVLAKVAQTIAVDEAAHYNFFLEGVRMYLYYYPEQTLRAIKNVISQFSMPAAQLVPNWEHFFETVYRAGIYGPRDFQRDVMQVAFRNLGIESRKALEEGIRKTREVPDFDGGNFKTTAIWDTFDYGAVEGDVRRLHVKIQDYEKEIGFDAIDPTEFIENPEVPRTGSSAADD; this is encoded by the coding sequence ATGGCCGATGTGATGCCCCCCAACATGCTCAACGAGCGCCCCCGCACCCCCGCCGGGCTGCTCAGCAACCGTGAGAAAGACCGCCTGATCGAGCGCGGCTTCCTGGGCCTGTACCGCTGGTACACCGCCCGCAGCCAGGAGACCCGCAACTGGAACCCGGACCGCAGCTTCGACTGGCGCAGCCTGAACAAGAACCTGCCGCCCGAGGTCATCACGGTCCTCGAAGGCTTCTTCGCCGTCGAGCAGTACGCGCCGGACTTCACGAGCAACCTCGTGCACCTCGTGCGGCGCAGCCACGGCCGCTCGCACTTCCAGCTCCGCTGGGGCAGCGAGGAGGAAAAACACGCCGACGCCTGGGAGAACGCCGTGCTGTTCAGCGGCCAGCGCAGCCCGCAGTGGGTCGAGGAGTACAAGGACCGCCTGAAATCCCAGACCTGGGAACTGCCGTTCCCGGACGCGATCCACAACCTCGTGTACACCGTGTTCCAGGAGCGCGCCACGCAGCTGAACTACCTGAACATGATGAAGATCGCCCAGGGCAGGAGCGAGAAGCCCCACCTGAAGGGCGTCTCGGACCCGGTACTCGCGAAGGTCGCGCAGACCATCGCGGTGGACGAGGCCGCGCACTACAACTTCTTCCTGGAAGGCGTGCGCATGTACCTGTACTACTACCCCGAGCAGACCCTGAGAGCGATCAAGAACGTGATCAGCCAGTTCAGCATGCCCGCCGCGCAGCTCGTGCCGAACTGGGAGCACTTCTTCGAGACGGTGTACCGCGCCGGGATCTACGGCCCGCGCGACTTCCAGCGCGACGTGATGCAGGTCGCCTTCCGCAACCTCGGCATCGAGAGCCGCAAGGCGCTGGAGGAGGGCATCCGCAAGACGCGCGAGGTGCCGGACTTCGACGGCGGGAACTTCAAGACGACCGCCATCTGGGACACCTTCGACTACGGCGCCGTCGAGGGCGACGTCCGCCGCCTGCACGTCAAGATCCAGGACTACGAGAAGGAGATCGGCTTCGACGCGATCGACCCGACCGAGTTCATCGAGAACCCCGAGGTGCCCCGCACGGGGTCCAGCGCCGCCGACGACTGA
- a CDS encoding DUF512 domain-containing protein, translating to MTAAEQIQDQVFPAPIKTVEAGSAAERAGVRPGDVLLRVNGQAVTDVLAYRHLLSQGKATLEIARPQEAPRVMTGVPGTAQDHHRLFLAAAPSLDDTFTFSVEWEDPGLEFEEVLFDGIKKCANKCDFCYVHQMPRGFRKSLYIMDDDYRLSFLYGSFVTLTNLSEHDIRRIEEENLSPLYVSVHTANQDLRQDMMKWWRLKVKDPQAVQIRSMIERLEQIDLYTQIVLVPERNDREHLDETVEYLSSRPNVISAAVVPIGLTSHRTNLPDVRTFSREEAQDTLRRLNVWRKQFLAERGTRFVFPSDELYLLAGEPLPSEEEYEGFPMLENGVGMIRDFLTEGVPELPAALPEPRRVILGTGTLFAESLDRAVEPLRAIRNLSIEVRAVENKTFGKVTTVAGLLTGRCFRHAVKPGEADLLIVPPTTLRYGTELMLDDVSLDELRAELRMDIRSGGSTLGELARVILQGAQSSGPQFGMSAHAVKDTAEPVSVQVAEQNMRGQA from the coding sequence GTGACGGCAGCCGAACAGATTCAGGATCAGGTGTTTCCCGCGCCCATCAAGACCGTGGAGGCCGGCAGCGCCGCCGAACGTGCGGGCGTGCGCCCCGGCGACGTGCTGCTGCGCGTGAACGGGCAGGCGGTCACGGACGTCCTCGCGTACCGCCACCTGCTCTCGCAGGGCAAGGCGACGCTGGAGATCGCCCGCCCGCAGGAGGCGCCGCGCGTCATGACCGGCGTGCCCGGCACCGCGCAGGACCACCACCGCCTCTTCCTGGCGGCGGCGCCCAGCCTGGACGACACGTTCACGTTCAGCGTCGAGTGGGAGGACCCGGGCCTGGAGTTCGAGGAAGTGCTGTTCGACGGCATCAAGAAGTGCGCGAACAAGTGCGACTTCTGCTACGTGCACCAGATGCCCCGGGGCTTCCGCAAGAGCCTGTACATCATGGACGACGACTACCGTCTGAGCTTCCTGTACGGCTCGTTCGTGACCCTCACGAACCTCTCCGAGCACGACATCCGGCGCATCGAGGAGGAGAACCTCTCGCCGCTGTACGTGTCGGTCCACACCGCCAACCAGGACCTGCGCCAGGACATGATGAAGTGGTGGCGCCTGAAGGTGAAGGACCCCCAGGCGGTGCAGATCCGGAGCATGATCGAGCGGCTGGAGCAGATCGACCTGTACACGCAGATCGTGCTCGTGCCCGAACGCAACGACCGCGAGCACCTCGACGAGACCGTCGAGTACCTGTCGAGCCGCCCGAACGTGATCAGCGCGGCGGTCGTGCCGATCGGCCTGACCAGTCACCGCACGAACCTCCCGGACGTGCGGACCTTCTCCCGCGAGGAAGCGCAGGACACCTTGCGGCGCCTGAACGTGTGGCGCAAGCAGTTCCTCGCCGAGCGCGGCACCCGCTTCGTGTTCCCGTCGGACGAGCTGTACCTGCTGGCCGGCGAGCCGCTCCCCAGCGAGGAGGAGTACGAGGGCTTCCCCATGCTGGAAAACGGCGTGGGCATGATCCGCGACTTCCTCACCGAGGGCGTCCCGGAGCTGCCCGCCGCGCTGCCCGAACCCCGGCGCGTGATCCTGGGCACCGGCACGCTGTTCGCCGAGTCCCTTGACCGCGCCGTGGAGCCCCTGCGGGCCATCAGGAACCTCAGCATCGAGGTGCGCGCCGTCGAGAACAAGACGTTTGGCAAGGTCACGACCGTCGCGGGTCTTCTCACGGGCCGCTGCTTCCGGCACGCGGTGAAGCCCGGCGAGGCCGACCTGCTGATCGTGCCGCCCACCACCCTGCGCTACGGCACGGAACTCATGCTCGACGACGTGAGCCTGGACGAACTGCGCGCCGAGCTGCGCATGGACATCCGCTCGGGCGGCTCCACGCTGGGTGAACTGGCCCGCGTGATCCTCCAGGGCGCGCAGAGCAGCGGCCCGCAGTTCGGCATGAGCGCACACGCCGTCAAGGACACCGCCGAGCCGGTCTCGGTGCAGGTGGCCGAGCAGAACATGCGCGGGCAGGCGTAA
- a CDS encoding PIG-L family deacetylase: MSDAELVFETIHGRVQPLEWLVLAPHPDDAEIGAGGTLIRLARAGRAVGILELSRGERGTQGSPQVRVAECARAAGIMGLAWRGQLGLPDGELRDTLEGAHALAAALRAVRPRVLVVPHHRDRHPDHFGSYHLSKRAVHLAQLAKADLPGDPHRVSRVLLYQGNADITPNVLIDVADVQDVWAASVLAHESQFSGAAISETVTPEIVERRRARMTYWGTMARVRYAEAFEAEDALLVDPLTL; the protein is encoded by the coding sequence ATGAGTGACGCGGAACTGGTGTTCGAGACGATTCATGGGCGGGTGCAGCCGCTGGAGTGGCTGGTGCTGGCCCCGCACCCGGATGACGCGGAGATCGGCGCGGGCGGCACCCTGATCCGGCTGGCGCGGGCGGGCCGCGCAGTGGGCATCCTGGAACTGTCGCGCGGCGAGCGGGGCACGCAGGGGTCGCCGCAGGTGCGCGTGGCGGAGTGCGCGCGGGCGGCCGGGATCATGGGGCTGGCGTGGCGCGGGCAGCTGGGCCTGCCGGACGGGGAGCTGCGGGACACGCTGGAGGGCGCGCACGCCCTGGCGGCCGCATTGCGCGCGGTGCGGCCCCGCGTGCTGGTCGTGCCGCACCACCGGGACCGGCACCCGGATCATTTCGGGTCGTACCACCTGAGCAAGCGCGCGGTGCACCTAGCGCAGCTGGCGAAGGCGGACCTGCCGGGCGACCCTCACCGGGTGTCGCGGGTGCTGCTGTATCAGGGGAACGCGGACATCACCCCGAACGTGCTGATCGACGTGGCGGACGTGCAGGACGTGTGGGCGGCGTCGGTGCTGGCGCACGAGAGTCAGTTCTCCGGCGCGGCCATCTCGGAGACGGTCACGCCGGAGATCGTGGAGCGCCGCCGCGCCCGCATGACGTACTGGGGCACCATGGCCCGCGTCCGCTACGCCGAGGCGTTCGAGGCGGAGGACGCCCTGCTGGTCGACCCGCTGACTCTGTAG
- a CDS encoding peroxiredoxin encodes MSLVGQPAPDFTLPASTGEQITLSSYRDQQHVVLVFYPLDFSPVCSMQLPEYSGRQDDFADAGAVVLGVNRDSVHAHKAWAAEYGIEVPLLADMKLNVARAYGVAIDDRGISGRAVFLIDRSGVVRYQHVEEKTGDYTVRPEAVLAKIREL; translated from the coding sequence ATGAGCCTCGTCGGACAGCCCGCGCCCGATTTCACCCTGCCTGCCTCCACGGGTGAGCAGATCACCCTGAGCAGCTACCGCGACCAGCAGCACGTGGTGCTGGTGTTCTACCCGCTGGACTTCAGCCCGGTGTGCTCCATGCAGCTGCCCGAGTACTCCGGCCGTCAGGACGACTTCGCGGACGCGGGCGCCGTGGTGCTGGGCGTGAACCGCGACAGCGTGCACGCGCACAAGGCCTGGGCGGCCGAGTACGGCATCGAGGTGCCGCTGCTGGCCGACATGAAACTCAACGTGGCCAGGGCGTACGGCGTCGCCATCGACGACCGCGGCATCAGCGGGCGCGCGGTGTTCCTGATCGACCGGTCGGGCGTCGTGCGCTACCAGCACGTCGAGGAGAAGACCGGGGACTACACCGTGCGCCCCGAGGCGGTCCTGGCGAAGATCCGCGAACTCTGA
- a CDS encoding serine hydrolase, giving the protein MRPAATVLLTVLAAAPLASAQAQAAPSPAAAVTRLFSGPVQPAWLALSFLAALPTEALQTALDGLTDQLGAFVRAEERGETLVAVFERGDLTVLSTLDDQGRFTALRFAPLVATATGAGSPREILTRIFGGPFDASLFAPSFLAAVPEAQLRALLADVRAQFGALRDVQISAQIAGLIFERGQLNVTQFALDDQGRVTALILTSPPAQLASLDEARAAFAALPGQVSLLVQEVGAPAPAAALNVTRPLAVGSTFKLAILADLQAQVSAGQKQWTDEVTLTDADRSLPSGTLQDAPTGSRYTLRDLAARMIAQSDNTATDLLLGVVGRAGVEARFGQQPLPSTREVFALKNPANAALLAEYRAAVLSVPARRAVLERARVAPLPAASAFAGGGTLARDAEWFATPATLCRLMAGVAGLKETQLNPGVADPSKFRSVSYKGGSEPGVLNLTTQVTTLTGRTYCVSATWNAPRPLQEDAFFGLYGATLNLLK; this is encoded by the coding sequence ATGCGACCTGCCGCGACCGTCCTCCTGACCGTTCTCGCCGCTGCGCCCCTCGCGTCCGCGCAGGCGCAGGCCGCGCCCAGCCCGGCGGCCGCCGTGACGCGTCTCTTCAGCGGACCGGTGCAGCCCGCGTGGCTGGCGCTGTCCTTCCTGGCGGCCCTGCCGACCGAGGCGCTCCAGACGGCGCTGGACGGCCTGACCGACCAGCTGGGGGCGTTCGTGCGGGCCGAGGAGCGCGGTGAGACGCTCGTGGCGGTGTTCGAACGCGGTGACCTGACCGTGCTGAGCACGCTGGACGACCAGGGCCGCTTCACGGCCCTGCGCTTCGCGCCGCTCGTGGCGACGGCGACCGGGGCGGGCTCGCCGCGCGAGATCCTGACCCGCATCTTCGGCGGGCCGTTCGACGCCTCGCTGTTCGCCCCGTCCTTCCTGGCGGCCGTGCCGGAGGCGCAGCTGCGCGCCCTGCTGGCGGACGTGCGCGCCCAGTTCGGGGCCCTGAGGGACGTGCAGATCAGCGCGCAGATAGCGGGGCTGATCTTCGAGCGGGGGCAATTGAACGTCACGCAGTTCGCGCTGGACGACCAGGGGCGCGTGACGGCGCTCATCCTCACGTCCCCTCCGGCGCAACTGGCCTCGCTGGACGAGGCCCGCGCGGCCTTCGCGGCGCTGCCCGGTCAGGTCAGCCTGCTCGTGCAGGAGGTCGGGGCGCCTGCGCCCGCCGCCGCACTGAACGTCACGCGGCCCCTGGCGGTCGGGTCCACGTTCAAACTGGCGATCCTGGCTGACCTGCAAGCACAGGTGAGCGCCGGGCAGAAACAGTGGACGGACGAGGTGACCCTGACCGACGCAGACCGCAGCCTGCCCAGCGGCACCCTGCAGGACGCCCCCACGGGCAGCCGCTACACGCTGCGGGACCTGGCGGCGCGGATGATCGCGCAGAGTGACAACACCGCCACCGACCTGCTGCTGGGCGTGGTGGGCCGCGCAGGCGTGGAGGCCCGGTTCGGCCAGCAGCCCCTCCCCAGCACCCGCGAGGTCTTCGCCCTGAAGAATCCCGCGAACGCCGCGCTGCTGGCCGAGTACCGCGCCGCCGTCCTGAGCGTGCCTGCGCGCCGGGCCGTGCTGGAGCGCGCCCGGGTGGCCCCTCTGCCCGCCGCCTCGGCGTTCGCGGGCGGCGGCACCCTGGCGCGGGACGCGGAGTGGTTCGCCACACCGGCCACGCTGTGCCGCCTGATGGCCGGGGTGGCGGGCCTGAAGGAGACGCAGCTGAATCCCGGCGTGGCCGACCCGTCGAAGTTCCGCAGCGTGAGCTACAAGGGCGGCAGCGAGCCCGGCGTGCTGAACCTCACGACCCAGGTCACCACCCTGACGGGCCGCACGTACTGCGTGAGCGCCACCTGGAACGCCCCGAGGCCCCTGCAGGAGGACGCCTTCTTCGGGCTGTACGGCGCGACCCTGAACCTCCTGAAGTGA
- the hisA gene encoding 1-(5-phosphoribosyl)-5-[(5-phosphoribosylamino)methylideneamino]imidazole-4-carboxamide isomerase has translation MQEPLIIPCVDIQSGRAVRLFEGDPDRETVYFDSPLDAARHWVDLGAGLVHLVDLDAATGRGENRAVIAQITQELGVPVEVGGGIRSREAAEELLRLGVDRVVIGTAAVKQPELVRDLIAAHGPERVVVSLDARGLEVATHGWAQGSGVMVADLTPTLADAGLETLIFTDVTRDGTLRGLNRELMAQVRQLWTNTLIVGGGVANLDDVRLLREEHIEGAIVGRAIYEGTLPFPATLD, from the coding sequence ATGCAAGAGCCGCTCATCATTCCCTGCGTGGACATCCAGTCCGGCCGCGCCGTGCGCCTGTTCGAGGGTGACCCGGACCGCGAGACCGTGTACTTCGACTCCCCCCTGGACGCCGCCCGGCACTGGGTGGACCTGGGGGCTGGCCTGGTGCACCTCGTGGACCTGGACGCCGCCACCGGACGCGGCGAGAACCGCGCCGTGATCGCGCAGATCACGCAGGAACTCGGCGTGCCGGTCGAGGTGGGGGGCGGCATCCGCAGCCGCGAGGCCGCCGAGGAGCTGCTGCGCCTGGGCGTGGACCGGGTCGTGATCGGCACCGCCGCCGTGAAGCAGCCGGAGCTCGTGCGCGACCTGATCGCCGCGCACGGCCCGGAACGCGTGGTCGTCAGCCTGGACGCGCGCGGGCTGGAGGTCGCCACGCACGGCTGGGCGCAGGGCAGCGGCGTCATGGTCGCCGACCTGACCCCCACGCTGGCCGACGCGGGCCTGGAAACCCTGATCTTCACGGACGTCACCCGCGACGGCACGCTGCGCGGCCTGAACCGCGAGCTCATGGCGCAGGTCAGGCAGCTGTGGACGAACACCCTGATCGTGGGGGGCGGCGTCGCCAATCTCGACGACGTCCGGCTGCTGCGTGAGGAGCACATCGAGGGCGCCATCGTGGGCCGCGCCATCTACGAGGGCACCCTGCCCTTCCCGGCGACGCTGGACTGA
- the mscL gene encoding large conductance mechanosensitive channel protein MscL, with protein sequence MLSGFQKFLLRGNLIDLAVGVLIGAAFGKVVDTFTKGVIMPIIGIFGSVPNFDNLKFSVNGSEFLYGQFLTALISFLITATVIYFFVITPFNRLMERFKREEKPAVAEPSNEEKLLAEIRDELRRRP encoded by the coding sequence ATGCTGAGTGGATTCCAGAAGTTCCTGCTGCGCGGCAACCTCATCGATCTCGCGGTCGGCGTCCTGATCGGCGCGGCGTTCGGCAAGGTCGTCGACACGTTCACCAAGGGCGTGATCATGCCGATCATCGGCATCTTCGGCAGCGTCCCGAACTTCGACAACCTGAAATTCAGCGTGAACGGCAGCGAGTTCCTGTATGGCCAGTTCCTCACCGCGCTGATCAGCTTCCTGATCACCGCGACCGTCATCTACTTCTTCGTGATCACGCCCTTCAACCGCCTGATGGAACGCTTCAAGCGCGAGGAGAAACCCGCCGTGGCCGAACCCAGCAACGAGGAGAAGCTGCTGGCCGAGATCCGCGACGAACTGCGCCGCCGCCCCTGA
- a CDS encoding DinB family protein, with the protein MTRPLSDPAVLATMGATPEDVRARLEREFDLLEAHLRTRRDDWTRTQPGRDWSPAQEAEHVLKINDSIARGVGLLLSERELRPTPQTPGELTPDGRRVAPPHTRPSETGLAWADLDGSWTQSRAGFLNVAAGLRATPGRTLWHPFFGELDALDWTRMVAAHLYQHRKALERSAQP; encoded by the coding sequence ATGACCCGACCCCTGAGTGACCCGGCCGTGCTGGCCACCATGGGCGCCACGCCCGAGGACGTCCGCGCCCGCCTGGAACGCGAATTCGACCTGCTGGAGGCCCACCTGCGGACCCGCCGGGACGACTGGACCCGCACCCAGCCCGGCCGCGACTGGAGCCCCGCGCAGGAGGCCGAGCACGTCCTGAAGATCAACGACTCCATCGCGCGCGGCGTCGGTCTGCTCCTCTCCGAGCGCGAACTGCGCCCCACCCCACAGACCCCCGGGGAACTCACCCCCGACGGCCGCCGCGTCGCCCCGCCCCACACCCGTCCCAGCGAGACGGGCCTCGCCTGGGCCGACCTGGACGGCAGCTGGACGCAGAGCCGCGCGGGCTTCCTGAACGTCGCCGCCGGGCTGCGCGCCACGCCGGGCCGCACCCTGTGGCACCCGTTCTTCGGGGAACTGGACGCCCTGGACTGGACCCGCATGGTCGCCGCGCACCTGTACCAGCACCGCAAGGCCCTGGAACGGAGTGCGCAGCCGTGA
- the serS gene encoding serine--tRNA ligase, giving the protein MLDLKFIRENAGAVKHAVEVKGVPLDIDELLRIDRELVDLKQRVEAMQAERNANAKLVPKATPEERPALIQKGKDLAEEIKALDPALRAHEDNLRQLLLRVPNIPHASVPVGRDDSENVELRREGQLPEFDFTPRDQVELLEGQGWSDFERVARVSGSRSYLLKGEGALLEMAVQMFAMSFLAGRGFTPLSTTALVRPETLVNSGHFPGDEESVYKLEGDELMLAGTAEVPVNSLYAGEQLSADQLPMAFSAISGAFRREAGSAGRDVRGLIRVHEFRKVEQYVICRADEQEGLKWFETLLGNAEAILQALELPYRVVQNCTGDMGAGKVLMYDIETWVPSEAKYRETHSCSYLGDWQARRTGLRYRDEHGKLVYAHTLNNTGIATPRILVPLLENHQRADGTIHVPEALRPYLGGRAVLGQPVR; this is encoded by the coding sequence ATGCTGGATCTCAAGTTCATCCGCGAGAACGCCGGGGCCGTGAAGCACGCCGTGGAGGTCAAGGGCGTGCCCCTGGACATCGACGAGCTGCTGCGAATCGACCGCGAACTGGTGGACCTCAAGCAGCGGGTGGAGGCCATGCAGGCCGAACGCAACGCCAACGCGAAACTGGTGCCGAAGGCGACGCCCGAGGAGCGCCCCGCGCTCATCCAGAAGGGCAAGGACCTCGCCGAGGAGATCAAGGCGCTCGACCCGGCCCTGCGCGCCCACGAGGACAACCTCAGGCAGCTGCTGCTGCGCGTCCCGAACATCCCGCACGCCTCGGTGCCGGTCGGGCGGGACGACAGCGAGAACGTCGAACTGCGCCGCGAGGGGCAGCTCCCGGAGTTCGACTTCACGCCGCGCGATCAGGTCGAACTGCTCGAAGGACAGGGCTGGAGCGACTTCGAGCGGGTGGCGCGCGTGTCCGGCAGCCGCAGCTACCTCCTGAAGGGCGAGGGCGCGCTGCTGGAGATGGCCGTGCAGATGTTCGCCATGAGCTTCCTGGCGGGCCGGGGCTTCACGCCGCTGAGCACGACCGCGCTCGTGCGCCCGGAGACCCTCGTGAACTCCGGGCACTTCCCCGGCGACGAGGAGAGCGTGTACAAGCTCGAGGGCGACGAGCTGATGCTGGCCGGGACCGCCGAGGTACCCGTGAACAGCCTCTACGCCGGGGAGCAGCTGAGCGCCGACCAGCTGCCGATGGCCTTCTCCGCGATCAGCGGCGCGTTCCGCCGCGAGGCCGGGAGCGCCGGGCGGGACGTGCGCGGCCTGATCCGCGTGCACGAGTTCCGCAAGGTCGAGCAGTACGTTATCTGCCGCGCCGACGAGCAGGAGGGGCTGAAGTGGTTCGAGACCCTGCTCGGCAACGCCGAGGCGATCCTGCAGGCGCTCGAACTCCCGTACCGCGTCGTGCAGAACTGTACGGGCGACATGGGCGCCGGCAAGGTCCTGATGTACGACATCGAGACCTGGGTGCCCAGTGAGGCCAAGTACCGCGAGACGCACTCCTGCTCGTACCTGGGCGACTGGCAGGCGCGCCGCACCGGCCTGCGCTACCGCGACGAGCACGGCAAACTCGTGTACGCGCACACGCTGAACAACACCGGGATCGCCACGCCGCGCATCCTCGTGCCGCTGCTGGAAAACCACCAGCGGGCCGACGGGACTATCCACGTGCCCGAGGCGCTACGCCCGTACCTGGGCGGCAGGGCCGTCCTGGGCCAGCCCGTCCGCTGA